Sequence from the Penicillium oxalicum strain HP7-1 chromosome IV, whole genome shotgun sequence genome:
AAGTTGTAAGGATAGACAGCCCATCGTGCTCGCAATCCTCGAGCATTGTCATCAGTCTCCGCATGTTACTTCGGTTACTTTATGGTAGGAGCGCGTTGACAAGCGGAAGTTCACATGACCTTGAAATTTCCAAGCCCCGTCGATCTTTCTGCATGAGCGGAGAATTCTGCCAAGGAGTCAACACGCTCGACGTGAAAGTAGACGAACAACCCAGACGACGGCCTCGGGAGGAATCCCATCGGAAACGGCGTTGGGCTGGTGGATCGGAACGTCAAAGAGCATACGGAAAGACTCCGACCTTGACGGATGCATAGCGAAGAATTTCCGTTTCCTGCTGAGGTTATCGAACAtgtcttcctccctctctctctcgcccccCTTGCAAGCTTTGTAAGAATATTGATTGTGTATTCTGTCTGTCGTGGGGGATCAACCACCAAGTTCAGCCTGCTGTTGAGTGGAAATCAGCCCTGCTGGGAATATTCTGGATGAGATCTCCATGCACCACCATGCAATATATTTCTGCCTACAGGCTAAGTCTCCGGCCATGGTCAGAGACTCTCTCCCCCACATGATGGTCGGCAATCGGTCCGCACCGAGTTCAGTAAGACCAGGCCTGGAGAAACAATCAGAATGCCGAGTAAGATGAAGGATCCACCGACGGTGAAAGGCTTGTCAGCCGGACTCGATCACCTTGACGCCTGCACTTCTGGAGTCGGAAGGCGGTCCGCCCCCGTGCCTTCTGCAGAAATAAAGTGGCCAGTCACCGCCCTGCCCGCGTTTTGTTCCGCGGAATGCGGATCCAGTCAAGtctgacgaagatgatgcggAGGGATGAGACGGCAATCCGTGAGCCACTTGGTAGGAGTCTGACTCGGAACTCCACCTCTCCAGACTGGTCATGACAAGGAATCTTGAGTCTGCTGGGCCTGCAATATTACCCCtccgaggaaagaaaaaaaaaagggaatgtGTATTTCGCGATGTGTCGGACTAGTGATGATCTTCCACCGTGAGATCCTGCAATCTCCACCACCCCGGCAGCTCTGACCGTGGGTTTCAAAGGACCACCTGTCATTTCCCTTTCACCGAGAATCCTCCATGGTCTGGATAGATGACCCCTGATATACCGAGAAGACACGTCTCAATGCTCTTGTCTGGCCGTATCGATATCAGCGGCGCAAGAATGGAATGCTCACGGGCTGTCAAGTGAAGTCGGTTTTTGTCTCGCAGGCCTCAAGAAACTCTCCAGGCAGATGTGGCTTCCGATATGAAACGGCTATCGAAGCCTCTTCCCCCAGAGTCTAGCGTCAGCTTCTACCCAAACGATCATGTGAACTGAAACCACGCCTCTGATCGCGATCACTTTCATTGACCAAGCCATGGAGAATACCCGGCGGATTAGCCTATGTAGCTCCAGCACAGGCCACAGTGGCACAATCCACGGCCCAATTGAGAAAAACCACAGATGCTCAGTGGACCCAAGCTTCAGTAATGAGTGAGACCCTTAAAGAAAATGTGAAGAGGCAATATCATCAAGGTGCATGGGGCGTCTACCCCGCATACTCACATCCACCCTGGAAAAAACCCGAGACCCTTTGACATCTGCAACTCGGTGAAGAATGCAAGTTTCTCATCTATCGCGGCGACGCTTACCGGTTTGGGACTCCCCGTGGTGCTTAAGGCCCGAAGCGATGGCGACAGCCCCTGACGAAGCGGAGCAGAAGTTGCAGGATCCAATTGCCGGTGTATGCGGGCGTCCTGGGGTACATGGCCCTTTTTGGCCAGGGGTTCTTTTCATGTGGATGATATACTCCCATTCTGGGATAGGGTGTACTTCAAAGGCCTACTATTCGCCTGCAGATCAAGATTTGTTGCAGTCACCTTGCAGATATCCCTGGAGAAAGTGGGATTCTTCACTCTCCAACCCTCCGCGCCATTTCGAGATAGTATGCCGTGCCCGTTAGGGCTGTCGGAATGAAGCCTAAGGGGAAACAGACTCGGATGGACTGTCAAAATTTGGGTATATATACCATTAGTTGAGACCGCCAGATTCgagatcttttttttgtctttcttccAAGCAGATCAGGCTCGACTTCTTCATTGACAATCAACGATAGACACGACAAATTCCTGATCACCATGCAGAGAACATCAGCTTGGGCACTGCTCCTTCTGGCGCAGATTGCCACTGCTCAGCAGACCGTCTGGGGACAATGTGTGTACCCCCTCTGACAGTCCGATTTTGCATGGAAAAGAAGTTGACTAATCGCATCTTGATTCTTCCAGGTGGTGGTATCGGCTACTCTGGACCGACCAGCTGTGTTGCAGGATCTTCTTGTAGCACCCAGAACTCTTGTATGTCCCCACTGAATTGCACATCGCTTGCACTTAGCAGACGTTCTAACTTCGGGGAAAAGACTACGCCCAATGTCTCCCGGGCAGTGGAaacggcggtggcggtgcgGCAACCACGACCACGACTGCTGGACAaaccaccaagaccaccatggccaccaccaccaccacttcAACCAAGACCTCAGCTGGTAGTGGCGGCAGCACAACTACTGCTCCTCCTGCTAGCAACAGTGGCAACCCCTTCAAGGGATACCAGCCTTACGTGAACCCGTACTACGCTTCCGAGGTTCAGAGCCTGGCTATTCCCTCTCTGGCAGCCTCTCTGGCGCCCAAGGCCAGCGCGGTGGCCAAGGTCCCATCCTTCGTTTGGCTGTACGTACCAATAAATCACGTTTGATGACCGATGACTGATTTCTCCTCAGGGACACTGCTGCTAAGGTCCCTACTATGGGCACTTACTTGGCAgacatcaaggccaagaacgcGGCTGGTGCTAACCCACCCATTGCCGGTATCTTTGTCGTTTACGATCTTCCTGACCGTGACTGCGCTGCTCTTGCCAGTAACGGCGAGTACTCCATCGCCAACGGCGGTGTTGCCAACTACAAGAAGTACATTGACTCGATCCGCGCTCAGCTTCTCAAGTACCCTGATGTGCACACCATCCTGGTCATCGGTAAGCAACTTCCGTGTCTGCGAAAACGTCCCGTTCTTTTGGCTCACTGTTTACCTCTACAGAACCCGACAGTCTCGCCAACCTGGTCACCAACATGAACGTCGCCAAATGCTCGGGTGCTCACGACGCCTACCTGGAGTGCACTGACTATGCACTCAAGCAGCTCAACTTGCCCAACGTTGCCATGTACCTTGATGCCGGTAAGCTCTATTTGCAAGGCCTCCTCCGTTTTCCCATGTGGGCAGTCTGAACTAACTTCACATAGGACACGCTGGCTGGCTTGGATGGCCCGCCAACATTGGACCCGCTGCCGACCTCTTCGCCAGTGTGTACAAGAATGCCGGCTCTCCCGCCGCCGTCCGTGGATTGGCCACCAACGTTGCCAACTACAACGCCTGGTCCATCTCCACCTGCCCATCTTACACTCAGGGTGACCAGAACTGTGACGAGAA
This genomic interval carries:
- a CDS encoding putative 1,4-beta-D-glucan cellobiohydrolase C, translating into MQRTSAWALLLLAQIATAQQTVWGQCGGIGYSGPTSCVAGSSCSTQNSYYAQCLPGSGNGGGGAATTTTTAGQTTKTTMATTTTTSTKTSAGSGGSTTTAPPASNSGNPFKGYQPYVNPYYASEVQSLAIPSLAASLAPKASAVAKVPSFVWLDTAAKVPTMGTYLADIKAKNAAGANPPIAGIFVVYDLPDRDCAALASNGEYSIANGGVANYKKYIDSIRAQLLKYPDVHTILVIEPDSLANLVTNMNVAKCSGAHDAYLECTDYALKQLNLPNVAMYLDAGHAGWLGWPANIGPAADLFASVYKNAGSPAAVRGLATNVANYNAWSISTCPSYTQGDQNCDEKRYINALAPLLRANGFDAHFIMDTSRNGVQPTKQQAWGDWCNVIGTGFGTPFTTDTGDALQDAFIWVKPGGECDGTSDTSSPRYDAHCGYSDALKPAPEAGTWFQAYFEQLLVNANPSF